The Dyadobacter sp. 676 DNA window ATCGAAGCGGGCAAATGTCGTGTATGCAAGCGACGAATGGTGCGCTACAACCAGCACGGTTAAAAACGAACGGAGGTAGTCGACCCAGATGGTCCGGCCGGGGGCTTGATGCATGCGTTATGGTTTATTACCGGAAGATACCCAAACGGCATCTCTGGTTGCACGAGGTCGGGGTTTCGTTAAATTTAACGGAGCGCCGCCGTAAGCCGATTGGTCAGCGAATCTACGCCTGAAATGCCAGACAAAGCAACAGCAGATTGCTGATCGGATGAATGTGTTGTTTGAGTGTAGTCATCGCCTTGAAAAGCAAGTTGGCGACCGATTGCCGGTTTACCTGCATGAGGTCCGCAATCTGCTCGTTGTCCATTCCTTCAAAATATTTAAGGAAGACGGCTTCTTTTTGGCGGCGGGGCAGCTCTTCGATAGCACCACGTATCCTGACCTGGTTTTCACTCAGGAGCTCGTTCCGTTCGATTTCCGTTTCTACCGTTTGGTAGTCGGAAAGCTGGCTGGCTTCGTCGATATCCAGAAATGGATGGGAGCCGTTGCTACGTCGGAACTCCTGCATAAGCTGGTTCCGGAGTGCGCGGAGAAAGTAAATGGTAACGAACCGAATTTGAATGCTCTGGCGTTTTTCCCAGATATGGATCATCAGGTCCTGGATCGCGTCCTTGATGAACTCCCGGTTCGTGGTGAAATTGAAGGCGTAGTTGAAAAGTGTGCGGTATTGTTTATCGGCAAGCTGGCAAAAAGCCAGACTGTCCCCGGCCTGGCTCTGATGCCAGAGATTTAAAAGAACTTCATTCTCCTCAGCGATGCGTTGTTTCTTGTTCAATTTTAATCGGGTCAGTTAAACAAATTAACTGTTAAATCGCCATAATCTAAAATATAAGTCCGACTTTATTTTTAGTGAGCGAATTTAATGCTGGTGAATTGTATTATTCCAAAATAAAAATCCGATAATTTGTGTATAAGCGGCTGAATTTACAGGGATGGTTATATCTGAAATTGGAGAAAAGAAAGGAAGAGTTGGCACAGGGCAGCCCTTCGGCCCTGCTCACGGTGGCAAATCGTGTCGCCGTGAGCAGGGCTGGTCCCCCGGGGAGATCTAAGGGCCTTCACCAGCGTTATGTTAAACGTACGCAATGCAGTCGATTTCAACGAGGGAGTCACCGGGCACACCGCCGTATACCGCTACTGTGGTGCGGCATGGGGGTTTGCTGCCGAAACGGCCTTTGTAGGCTTCGTTCATAGCCTTGTAGTCGTTCAGGTCGTGCAGGAACACGGAGCATTTGAGTACTTTCTCCATGGAGGAACCTGCTTTGATCAGCTCCTTTTCGAGCTCGTCCAGCACGTGTTTGGTATGGGCCGTAATGTCACCCTCGAAGTGCGCGCCCTTGCCCGCGACAAATACGAGATTGCCATATTTGGTATGGCCTGAGAAAAGGGGTACATCCTGGTACATCGTTACGTCGCCCACCTCTTTCTGTGGTGCCGGGGCGGCTACTTCGGCCTTGACCTTGGATGCAGCACCTATGCCCGCGATACCCGCTACGGATGCGAAAAGCTTTTTAATAAGAGATCGTCTTTCAGATTTCATAACAGAATAATTAAAGTTATATGTAGAACGAGATGTAATTACGATGTTTTCTTCCTGTTTTTCTTCGCCATCTTCTCATTGGCGGGCAATGTGATTTTCCAGAGACTTCCCCCGGCCTTGTTACCGCCTTGCTTGCCGCCGTATTCAATGACATACAGGATGTTACCAACCAGCAAGGCGTCGGTAGGAGCAGTAAAGTTGTTGATAATGCTTGTGGTCCTGGTCTTATAATTGTCGGTCTTCTTGTCGTAAGTCATTTCCAGATGCAGCAGGTCTTTCCCATACCTGCGCAGCGGATTGGGGTTGACAACGCCGTTGCGGGGGCCGCCGGTGTAGCGGATTACGAAGCCGTCTCCGGTAAACTCCTTGCCTAATGCATTATGGGTATCGAAGAAAAGGCCCAACGGTGAGGAATGCGCATTGAACGTCCCGACGGTAACGCCGGTGGTATCGCCGTCCATTACCACGCCGGTTTTGCGGTCGCGGTACTCGTTGGCATCCGGGCCCAGATTCTGGACGGAAGGTGTGAATTTCACGCCCTCCGGTCTTTTGGGGAAATCGGGGTCGTTGTGGAAGTATTTCATGAGGAATGCGAACGCAAACTTGCTCAGGAAAGGGTCTTTTTCGGGGTCTGGCTGAAAATCGGGATATTGCTGCGGGTTTTCGATGCCGCCCATTACCCAGGGGAAACCGTAATGGTGGCCTTTCCGTACCCAGAACATATCCTCGGGGTGATCGTAGTCACCGGAGTTGGATACTGCAAACAGGTTTCCTTTTGCATCGAAAGCCATATCGTAGGCATTGCGGATCCCTTCGGCAAAAATGTAGCCATCGGCTTTCAGCTTGGCCAGATCAGTCGAAAGGAGCAGGTCTTTGGAATCGATCGGGAAGCGGAAAATGTTCGCGGTGAGGGCGTTGTCGCGTGCATTCGGGTATTCGCCTCCATTGTCCTGCACTTCGCCGTGGTCGGTACGCGCGCCGGTGTTGACGTAAATGTATTTCCCATCCGGACTGATTTCCAACGCATTCCAGCCGTGATCGAACGTAGTTTTATTGGCGCCGTACTCAACCGTGTTGAAAACAACCGTCATTTCCGGTTTGTCAACGCCGGGCGTGGGAGCGCCCGGCGTTATTTCGTAACGGACCATCCGGCCTTTGTTGCCTTTGTTGTTGTTTACGCTAACGTTACCCGCGAGGAACAGCGTGTTGCCGTGGAATGCAGCTCCCTGTAAACGCGGAATACCGTGGTCTTCCACGGAAAGTATCTTCTTGCTCACAGGTTTGCCATTTTCAATAACGATCTTGACCACATCCCCGAAAAAAGTGGTATAATACATGTCGCCCGTAACCGGATGCTGGATAAGGCGGACGGCTTCCGGTTCTACCTTCATGTACTCTTCAATGATGATGTCGTCGCGAAGTGCTTTGGGCTTAGAAGTTGTAACCTCCCGTTGTTGTCCGGAGACGTGGAACGCCATGCCCAGTGCGAGCACCGACGCGAATCCGGACTTCATTATGCGGCTGTAATGTAACATAGTGTTTTTTTAGGATTTAGGTGATTTTAGCTGTCGGCCATCAGCAATCGGCTATTAAACTGAAACGCCGACTGCCGATTGCTGACGGCCGAAGTATTACTCTGTTTTACCCAGGTGCCGGATATACGCCACCAATTGCCAGCGTTGCTCAGCCGTGAACACATCCTGGAATGGTGGCATATTGCCCCTGCCGTTCGACATTTTCCAGAACAGCGCGCCGTCGCTCTGTGCCTTCACGAGCGTATCGTGAAAATTAGCGGGTTTCTGGCCAAGAGCTCCTCCCGCGGCGCCATCTCCATAACCGGTTTCACCGTGGCAGGAAGAGCAGTACAATGTAAAAAGTTCTTCGCCCTGCGCGAGCGTCAGCGGCTCTTCGTGGTAGGGACTTTTTAGGGTATCGGCCCAGGCCGGTGCTTTCCAGGGCTCCTGGTTGCTGTGAATAAACGTATTCTCTCCGGAAGAAAACCCGGCCAGGCCGATTCCGGAAAGAATGATAAGGCTTGCGGCGATAATTCTATTTTTCAGCATGAATTTACAAAAATGGTGAATTGGTCGGTTCTGCCATTCTTCCTCCAACCCCTTTAAAGGAACACTCAATTGCCGGAGAGTAATATCCGCTTAAACGGGGTTGGAAGATGAACGGCGTAATGTCTTGCTATTTGAGCGATGCCCTTACTTTCGCTACTTCTTCCGTCGTAACAGGGCTCGCATTGTTTCCGAAACTGCTTCGGATGTGGGTCAGTACCTCTGAAATTTCCTCGTCTTTCAAAAAGCTGTGTTGCGGCATTACGTTATTGTAGGACTGGCCCTTCACTTCGATGGGGCCTTCGAGCCCGTTCAGTAACACCTTGATAAGCCGCTCCTTGTCGCCGGTTACCCATTCGGCACCTGCCAGCGGGGGAAAGCGTTGCGAGTCGCCCATGCCATTGCGCTGATGGCAGGCCGAGCAGTACACGTTGTATACCTTTCCTCCTGCAACGGGTTTGTCTTTATCTAAATTATCATTCACAAAATCGGGCGTACGGATGTGCGACATGGTTTTGCGCTGTTCCATCTTGGCGAGCGCCGTTTTGTTGAATTTCTTCTTGTTGCCTTTGTAGGTCACTTTCCAGATTTTGCCTTTCTCTGTCTCGGCAATATAAATCGAACCATCGGGTCCCATGGCGATGCCCATCGGGCGATATACAGCGTCGCTGACATTTACGATGGGATCGAGGCCTGCAAAACCATCGGCGAAAATCTCGTATTCTCCCGCAACCTGCCCATTTTTGAAAGGCACAAACCCGATGAAATAGCTCGATTGCGGATAGGGTGCGCGGTTGGTAGAACCGTGGAATGCAATGAACGAACCATTTTTATAATGTTCCGGAAACTGGTTCCCCTGGTAAAAGAGAAGGTCGTTCGGCGCCCAGTGTCCTGGGAAACCGATCAGAGGCTTCTCATACTGGTCACACTGACCCACAATTTTGCCATCGCCGCCATATTCCGGGTTCAATACTTTTTTGGCCTGCATTTGATCCCAGTAACAATAAGGCCAGCCGGCATGGGTACCTTCTTTAATCCGTAAAAACTCCTCCGAAGGCAGCAATGCGCTCTGCCAGCCATTGTAAAGCTGCGGCCACAGGCGTAAAAGGTCGTCGCGGCCATGCTGGACGGCATAGAGGTTGTTATCCTGGAAATTCCAGTCGAGCGCCACGACGCTGCGCAAGCCGGTTGCAAATTTGGTACCGTCTTTCTGTAACTGCCCGGTCTTGTTCGCGTCGAATTTCCAGATGCCGCCGTGGTCTTCCAGAATAGGGCAGGGGGTCATTCCCTTCGAGCCCGGCGTGCGGTTTTGCTCCTGGCAGCAATTCGAATTGGCCCCGAAAGGCACATACATAAAGCCCTTGTCGTCGAATGTAATCGGCTTCGCGATGTGCTCGTGCATACCGTGTGCGTGATCGTCGGTGAGGATGACCTCTTCCGGGCCATCCGGCACGAGTTTACCGGGCGTCAGTTTATAACGATAAACGACCAGTTCCGAGCTGAAATACAGGTAACCCTTGTATATCCGCATGGCGGTCCCGTAGGCACGTTCTTTCGCTGCGCCGCCGAAACGCCGGATAATATCGGCGCGGCCATCCTTGTTGGTATCCCGCAATGCGATCACGGATTCGCCTTTGTCGGCGAAGCGCGCTTTGACATAAATGTCTCCATTGTCGTTGACCGCGATATGCCGGGCACGGCCGGGAAGACTGTCCACCACCACCGTAGCCTCGAACCCGTCCGGCAAAAACAAACCGCCATTTTTAGTGTTGACGACCGGCAAGTCCTGATCGGAACGCTGCGTAAATCCCAACGCCAGAAGTACGAGCAGGGAAGAAGACCATTTGAAACGCGTTTTCATATTTGTTTGCAAGAGGGGTTTAGGAAACTTTGGTGCTGTAAGCTTTAAGCTATAAGCAATAGGCTCTAGATTTACAGCTTACAGCCTACGGCTTAAAGCTTATAGCCTACTTTAAATATACCGGCGACGTTATTCCGTTTAAGTCGTAAACTATTTTCCCCCCCCATGATGGTGAGTTCGCATTCGAGTTTTTCTTTGCCTGTTACCTTGTAGCCTGTCTTGTCATAGAAACCGAAATTGCCCTGGCGCATTGAAAATACGGCCACGTCGGCTATGGCGCCTTCCGAGATATGGCCGAGCTGTTCGCGGTGAATTACTTTGGCGGGTTCCCAGGTGCTGGCCCTGATTACCGACGGCAAATCCATTCCCATATTGTAAAACTTCGACATGACGCTCAGCATATCCTTCATCGAGCCGTTCATACTGCCTGTATGGAGGTCGGTGCTGATGGTGTTGGGATAAAAACCAGCCTTCATGGCCGGGATTGCCTGCGAGTAGTTGAAGCTCGCACCGCCATAACCCACATCGAAAATGATGCCCTTTTTACGCGCTTCGATGACGAACGGTTTCACTTTTTGCGTGGCTTCATCCACAATGGTTTCTCTCACATTGCCTTCGAGCAGGGTATAAGCGTGTGTATAAATGTCGCCCGGACGAAGATGTTTCATAAAAAGTTCTTCGAGCGGAAGTGGGGGCGTGCTGCCGCCAAAATCGATCATAACCGGCATATTGGCCAGTTTTCCGGCCTTTACGGCATTGTCGACCGGTTTCCAGTCCTTGCCCTGGAAGTGCGCCACTTTGAAACCAACTACATCATTACGGTTCTTGATAGCCACGCCCGCGGCCAGGTTCGGGTCCATATCGGCGGTGTCCTGTTCCCAGGTGCCGCCGCGCATCCCCTGGCCTACGATATTGAGGAACGAGAGTACGCGGGTTTTGGAATTGAAGATCACATTGTTTTTAAACTCCGAAAACGAATCCCAGCCGGCACCACCCGCGTCGACGATCGTCGTCACGCCTACGCGGAAGGTGAAACCGTCGGGTGGGACCGCCACCAAACCATTACTGAGGTAATGGTTTGGCTCGGTACCGAAAAACACGTGTCCGTGGATATCGATCAATCCGGGTGTGACATACATCCCTTTGGCATCCACCACCTGGCGGGCCTCCTTCGGATCGATATCCTTCGCCACTTTTTTGATCTTGCCTTCGAAAATACCGACATCCATCACCTGATTGATATTGTTCTTCGGGTCGATCACCGTGCCGCCTTTGATCAGTATGCTGTACGTCTGCGCATGGGAAGCCACACCGGTCAGACATGCCAGAAGAATGATAAGGAAGGACTTGTGTTGCATGCTAATGATTAAAGGTTTGGGTTTAGGAATGTTAAATGGTACTGTACATATTTAAACAACTGCTTTCGACAGTTCTTCTTTGAGCCGGGATGCCACGATTTTCTCCTCGCCCGGTTTGAGCATCCAGGTGGTGATAGTCAGCGAGTTGTTCTCGCCGGTCATCACTTCGATCGACGGGTTGCCTTTCCGGAGGCTTTCCTGCAATGTTTTCACAGGCAGGCTTATTTTGGCGGCGTCCCAGGATACTTTCAGTGTAGGGGTGTGATTACCCAGCTCCGGGACCGTGACTTCGGTAACGACGCCTTTTACACCTTTTACCGCATTCTCGATCGTAGCCACGCGGTCTTCCCAGATTTTCCACTCCTTTTTGTGGTCCATCTTCACGAAATTGTCGAGAGCGACATACATGCCCAGGATCTCCTCCTTGTTCACTTTCATCCCG harbors:
- a CDS encoding sigma-70 family RNA polymerase sigma factor, translated to MNKKQRIAEENEVLLNLWHQSQAGDSLAFCQLADKQYRTLFNYAFNFTTNREFIKDAIQDLMIHIWEKRQSIQIRFVTIYFLRALRNQLMQEFRRSNGSHPFLDIDEASQLSDYQTVETEIERNELLSENQVRIRGAIEELPRRQKEAVFLKYFEGMDNEQIADLMQVNRQSVANLLFKAMTTLKQHIHPISNLLLLCLAFQA
- a CDS encoding c-type cytochrome; the encoded protein is MKTRFKWSSSLLVLLALGFTQRSDQDLPVVNTKNGGLFLPDGFEATVVVDSLPGRARHIAVNDNGDIYVKARFADKGESVIALRDTNKDGRADIIRRFGGAAKERAYGTAMRIYKGYLYFSSELVVYRYKLTPGKLVPDGPEEVILTDDHAHGMHEHIAKPITFDDKGFMYVPFGANSNCCQEQNRTPGSKGMTPCPILEDHGGIWKFDANKTGQLQKDGTKFATGLRSVVALDWNFQDNNLYAVQHGRDDLLRLWPQLYNGWQSALLPSEEFLRIKEGTHAGWPYCYWDQMQAKKVLNPEYGGDGKIVGQCDQYEKPLIGFPGHWAPNDLLFYQGNQFPEHYKNGSFIAFHGSTNRAPYPQSSYFIGFVPFKNGQVAGEYEIFADGFAGLDPIVNVSDAVYRPMGIAMGPDGSIYIAETEKGKIWKVTYKGNKKKFNKTALAKMEQRKTMSHIRTPDFVNDNLDKDKPVAGGKVYNVYCSACHQRNGMGDSQRFPPLAGAEWVTGDKERLIKVLLNGLEGPIEVKGQSYNNVMPQHSFLKDEEISEVLTHIRSSFGNNASPVTTEEVAKVRASLK
- a CDS encoding cytochrome c, which translates into the protein MLKNRIIAASLIILSGIGLAGFSSGENTFIHSNQEPWKAPAWADTLKSPYHEEPLTLAQGEELFTLYCSSCHGETGYGDGAAGGALGQKPANFHDTLVKAQSDGALFWKMSNGRGNMPPFQDVFTAEQRWQLVAYIRHLGKTE
- a CDS encoding RidA family protein encodes the protein MKSERRSLIKKLFASVAGIAGIGAASKVKAEVAAPAPQKEVGDVTMYQDVPLFSGHTKYGNLVFVAGKGAHFEGDITAHTKHVLDELEKELIKAGSSMEKVLKCSVFLHDLNDYKAMNEAYKGRFGSKPPCRTTVAVYGGVPGDSLVEIDCIAYV
- a CDS encoding cytochrome c class I — protein: MKSGFASVLALGMAFHVSGQQREVTTSKPKALRDDIIIEEYMKVEPEAVRLIQHPVTGDMYYTTFFGDVVKIVIENGKPVSKKILSVEDHGIPRLQGAAFHGNTLFLAGNVSVNNNKGNKGRMVRYEITPGAPTPGVDKPEMTVVFNTVEYGANKTTFDHGWNALEISPDGKYIYVNTGARTDHGEVQDNGGEYPNARDNALTANIFRFPIDSKDLLLSTDLAKLKADGYIFAEGIRNAYDMAFDAKGNLFAVSNSGDYDHPEDMFWVRKGHHYGFPWVMGGIENPQQYPDFQPDPEKDPFLSKFAFAFLMKYFHNDPDFPKRPEGVKFTPSVQNLGPDANEYRDRKTGVVMDGDTTGVTVGTFNAHSSPLGLFFDTHNALGKEFTGDGFVIRYTGGPRNGVVNPNPLRRYGKDLLHLEMTYDKKTDNYKTRTTSIINNFTAPTDALLVGNILYVIEYGGKQGGNKAGGSLWKITLPANEKMAKKNRKKTS